A single window of Dehalococcoidales bacterium DNA harbors:
- a CDS encoding GAF domain-containing protein, which produces MAAVRSTIISFTNLTLQKRIGLLVLTGLVIGLGLFSWLGIQSVRDSVDRTLEERLVLARMMASHMDDNLEHLFLHLQRATDFNGSLPSAEQFKETADSLSGILAESGISARNIILVDSSGRAIQVEPEDSGITGIDMSAYPEVAETLRSGVPTISGLVSDSLVGVPVVLISVPVADLEGVSLGVLTVLIDINQSNIGAFGETVTLGKTGYTEIVDGNGVIVARTRPASPPAMFEMSDHPGRFAELINQGQATVGVCHRCHEANETLQRRKDILAFAPMSTASWGVAIRQAEEEALAPTQQLGQRLLFLGVLLVLGVSLLAWTVMQGIVKPIRVLTSATKRVAAGEFKAVVPTRRQDEIGQLSVSFYNMTQELSKSRNELLLRNEELSALNSIAGTVSQSLNLKDVLENALERVLEVTRTAFGCVFLRGPDDKKLEMMSCIGSADVFKCREAGSGEANCACHQVLRDGYALMVNDVSQCPELVNDMVIKEDNDGFVSVPLKSKDKTLGIMNIACSKERPFTEDDFRLLSSIGYHVGLAIENSVLYEEAKQKEKLRGQLLNSVINAQEEERRRVARELHDEYGQTLTGLLVSIEALENMTPSEQVHLREKLENAKSLLVHALEDLRRMTLDLRPSALDDLGLITAIRAHVHRHLESAGIQVKFKSNGLNRRLASAVETALFRMVQEATYNIAKHAQARHVKIQLEITGDKIITVVEDDGKGFDVEAVFRSRVETNSLGLLGIQERAALLGGTFSIKSEVGQGTRIVVEIPIASSIGESSLVETK; this is translated from the coding sequence TTGGCGGCAGTACGTTCTACCATAATATCTTTTACCAACCTGACCCTGCAAAAAAGGATTGGACTGCTTGTCTTGACCGGGCTGGTGATCGGCCTTGGGCTTTTTAGCTGGTTAGGGATACAATCGGTAAGAGACAGTGTTGACAGGACGCTCGAAGAGCGGCTTGTCTTGGCGCGGATGATGGCCAGCCACATGGATGATAACTTGGAGCACCTGTTCCTGCATTTGCAAAGGGCGACTGATTTTAATGGTTCACTTCCCTCGGCTGAGCAGTTTAAGGAAACGGCGGATTCACTGAGCGGGATACTGGCTGAATCCGGAATCTCAGCACGAAATATTATTCTGGTTGATAGCAGTGGCCGGGCCATACAGGTTGAACCGGAGGATAGCGGGATTACAGGTATAGATATGTCCGCTTATCCTGAAGTGGCGGAAACTCTCCGTTCCGGTGTTCCAACTATATCCGGCCTGGTATCTGATTCCCTGGTGGGAGTGCCGGTGGTGCTCATCAGCGTCCCCGTTGCTGATTTAGAAGGGGTGAGTCTCGGGGTGCTCACTGTTCTGATTGACATTAATCAGTCGAATATAGGCGCTTTTGGTGAGACGGTGACATTAGGTAAGACCGGATACACCGAGATTGTTGATGGAAACGGGGTTATCGTGGCCAGAACCAGGCCGGCTTCACCTCCCGCAATGTTTGAAATGAGTGACCATCCCGGCCGTTTTGCCGAGCTGATTAATCAGGGACAGGCGACAGTTGGAGTGTGCCACCGCTGTCATGAGGCCAATGAGACCTTACAGCGGCGTAAGGATATCCTTGCCTTCGCTCCCATGTCTACGGCTTCATGGGGTGTCGCCATCCGGCAGGCAGAGGAAGAAGCACTGGCACCGACGCAGCAGTTAGGACAGAGATTGTTATTCTTGGGCGTGTTACTGGTGCTTGGAGTATCTTTACTGGCGTGGACGGTGATGCAGGGGATCGTCAAGCCGATTAGGGTGCTTACCTCGGCGACGAAAAGGGTGGCGGCGGGAGAATTCAAGGCGGTAGTTCCGACCAGGCGCCAGGATGAGATTGGGCAGCTTAGCGTCTCTTTCTATAACATGACACAGGAACTGTCTAAATCAAGGAATGAACTGTTGCTGCGTAATGAAGAATTGTCAGCTTTGAACTCTATCGCCGGTACTGTCAGCCAGTCTCTCAATCTTAAAGATGTGCTGGAAAACGCCCTGGAGAGAGTTCTGGAGGTTACCAGGACGGCCTTCGGCTGTGTCTTCCTGCGTGGCCCTGATGATAAAAAACTTGAGATGATGAGTTGCATCGGCTCTGCGGACGTTTTTAAGTGCCGGGAAGCGGGTTCGGGGGAGGCTAATTGCGCCTGTCACCAGGTGCTGCGTGATGGTTATGCGCTAATGGTGAATGATGTTTCCCAGTGCCCGGAACTGGTCAATGACATGGTTATTAAAGAGGATAATGACGGCTTTGTGAGCGTACCCCTTAAGTCCAAAGATAAAACTCTGGGTATTATGAATATAGCCTGCTCGAAGGAGCGTCCCTTTACTGAGGACGATTTTAGATTGTTAAGCTCCATCGGTTATCATGTGGGTCTGGCTATTGAAAATTCTGTCCTCTATGAGGAAGCGAAGCAAAAAGAGAAGCTGCGGGGACAACTGCTGAACAGCGTTATCAATGCTCAGGAGGAAGAACGGAGGAGGGTTGCCCGCGAGCTGCATGACGAGTACGGCCAGACATTGACCGGCTTGCTGGTCAGCATCGAAGCCCTGGAGAATATGACGCCGTCTGAGCAGGTGCATCTCAGGGAAAAACTGGAAAATGCCAAGTCTCTGCTCGTACATGCCCTGGAGGACTTGCGCAGGATGACGCTTGATCTGCGCCCTTCAGCGCTTGATGACCTGGGCTTGATAACGGCGATTCGAGCTCATGTCCACCGCCACCTGGAATCGGCGGGAATCCAAGTTAAATTTAAGAGCAATGGCTTGAACCGGCGCCTTGCTTCAGCCGTGGAGACGGCTCTGTTCAGGATGGTACAGGAGGCTACCTACAATATCGCTAAGCACGCTCAGGCACGGCATGTCAAAATACAACTGGAAATCACCGGTGATAAGATTATCACCGTGGTTGAAGACGATGGCAAAGGGTTTGATGTGGAAGCCGTGTTCCGGTCCAGGGTAGAGACGAACTCTCTGGGTCTCCTGGGTATCCAGGAGAGAGCGGCCCTTCTGGGCGGCACTTTTAGTATCAAGTCGGAGGTCGGGCAGGGAACCCGTATCGTTGTGGAAATCCCGATCGCCAGTTCCATTGGAGAATCCAGCCTGGTTGAAACCAAGTGA
- a CDS encoding response regulator transcription factor, with translation MAETSKMRILIADDHAIVREGFRTLLEAEPDIEVVGEATNGVEAVQKTKELQPDIVLMDITMPVMNGLEATQQIKQDSPHAKILVLTMHEGDEYFFKFLDVGASGYFVKGGSSSELISALRIVRNGDVFLYPTMAKKLLSDYLQRVKAGSDKESYDGLTSREREVLKLIAEGHTNQEIADLLVLSITTVQTHRAHIMAKLGLRSPTELVKYALRHGFIVLDT, from the coding sequence ATGGCAGAAACGAGCAAAATGCGGATATTGATTGCTGATGACCATGCTATCGTTCGGGAGGGTTTCCGCACCCTTCTTGAAGCCGAGCCTGATATCGAGGTTGTGGGAGAGGCAACCAATGGCGTGGAAGCAGTCCAGAAGACGAAAGAACTGCAGCCGGATATTGTTTTGATGGATATAACGATGCCGGTCATGAATGGTCTGGAAGCCACCCAGCAGATTAAGCAGGACAGCCCGCATGCCAAAATCCTGGTACTGACCATGCATGAAGGGGATGAGTACTTCTTTAAGTTCCTGGATGTCGGGGCGTCCGGTTATTTTGTCAAGGGGGGCTCTTCCAGTGAACTGATTTCAGCCTTGCGCATCGTGCGGAATGGCGACGTCTTTCTGTACCCCACCATGGCCAAAAAGCTCCTCAGTGATTATCTGCAGCGGGTAAAAGCGGGTAGTGACAAGGAGAGCTATGACGGACTGACCAGCCGGGAAAGGGAGGTACTGAAGCTCATTGCCGAAGGTCATACCAATCAGGAGATCGCTGACCTTCTGGTCCTCAGCATAACTACGGTGCAGACCCATCGCGCCCATATCATGGCCAAGCTGGGACTGCGCAGCCCCACCGAGCTGGTTAAGTATGCTTTACGTCATGGATTCATCGTTCTGGATACTTGA
- a CDS encoding response regulator gives MRKHNVRVIVASEYSKARDFLREAVEAEEGNIVIGQARDAGRALELVKSLRPDVAIIDSSLPHVIGLDAVPLSRVGGLDTAQAISGEVPNTKVILLPSLDKETVAERVLGLDNAPFFSRKTNGSHTPFKLHDLFHELVTPEGMVFADIEVKPREITVQKGGDTAGKVIFFGGLAALSGWFFILTVFLAPVGIVLTLAGLAVMGLGLTGRLLASLKARFSMQGKPGKKGDAES, from the coding sequence ATGAGAAAACATAACGTACGGGTAATCGTCGCTTCAGAATACTCCAAAGCACGGGATTTCCTCAGGGAGGCGGTGGAAGCGGAAGAGGGAAATATTGTTATCGGGCAAGCCCGGGATGCGGGCAGGGCATTGGAGCTGGTCAAGAGCCTGAGACCTGATGTTGCTATCATCGATAGCAGTCTGCCTCATGTTATCGGTCTGGATGCGGTGCCGCTGTCGCGGGTAGGTGGACTGGATACCGCCCAGGCTATTTCCGGAGAAGTCCCTAACACGAAGGTGATACTGCTGCCCAGTCTGGACAAAGAGACAGTCGCTGAACGTGTCCTGGGCCTGGATAATGCTCCATTCTTTTCCAGAAAGACCAACGGATCACATACCCCGTTTAAACTGCACGACCTTTTCCATGAGCTGGTGACGCCGGAAGGAATGGTCTTCGCTGACATTGAAGTTAAACCACGTGAAATCACCGTGCAAAAAGGCGGTGATACTGCCGGGAAAGTCATCTTTTTTGGCGGACTGGCGGCTCTGAGTGGCTGGTTTTTCATCCTTACCGTGTTCCTGGCCCCGGTTGGAATAGTTCTGACCCTGGCGGGGTTGGCAGTTATGGGTTTGGGTCTGACAGGAAGGCTGCTGGCTTCGTTAAAGGCCAGGTTTTCCATGCAGGGCAAACCCGGGAAAAAGGGTGACGCAGAAAGCTAG
- a CDS encoding cyclic nucleotide-binding domain-containing protein, with product MTTKQLLKKCQIFAALNDSELEKIVGFVSEKQYDAGTTIFQEGDSAEELMILQEGKIAGQMTLSSSDQGTARRITVDVIDPNEVIGWSALVEPYTYTLTAVCLEKVKVVAIPASKLRRLLQDDPRVGYEVVRGLIRVVASRLDDTRKVLVSERFLPSRTV from the coding sequence ATGACAACAAAACAGCTTCTTAAAAAATGCCAGATTTTCGCAGCGCTGAATGATAGCGAACTGGAGAAAATTGTTGGTTTCGTCTCCGAGAAGCAATATGATGCCGGAACCACCATCTTTCAGGAAGGTGATAGCGCCGAGGAACTAATGATCTTGCAGGAAGGGAAAATAGCTGGTCAGATGACACTGTCATCATCTGACCAGGGAACGGCTCGCAGGATAACGGTTGACGTGATTGACCCGAATGAAGTGATTGGCTGGTCGGCCCTGGTGGAGCCATATACTTATACTCTTACCGCTGTCTGCCTGGAAAAAGTCAAGGTTGTGGCCATTCCTGCCAGCAAGCTCAGGCGACTATTGCAGGATGACCCCAGGGTTGGTTATGAAGTAGTGAGAGGGCTGATCAGGGTAGTGGCTTCCAGGCTGGATGATACCAGGAAAGTGCTGGTCAGTGAACGTTTTTTACCTTCAAGAACAGTGTAG
- a CDS encoding 4Fe-4S dicluster domain-containing protein, which yields MRDNQDNQKIDNLSRRNFIKKSVVGAGLLAALSSPFIPVLNRSKVLGSPVAQEGSSSLSLKEDDQTQPAGKVQMGMVVDLENCDGCLECVYACSHHNSLPKGVLWLYVLAFQDQNREDPNFLLRLCQHCGNPPCVKVCPVRARHKREKDGLVLTDYNLCIGCRYCMVTCPYGVNYFQWDEPPPRNPGAIEKFTDSRGRWVIGNPPKGVMGKCEFCPERQDDGRENVVCELTCPHNAIHFGNMNDPDSRPNQYLAQKAKEKGGKISTFRLLEDHGTKPSIIYIGQQPSRSARPVDGPVSYEDWGLVEKRLPLLGGHEPWFLKVFGGTR from the coding sequence GTGCGAGATAATCAGGATAATCAGAAAATAGACAATCTAAGTCGGCGGAATTTTATCAAGAAGTCGGTGGTGGGAGCGGGGTTGTTAGCTGCCTTATCATCCCCTTTTATCCCGGTATTGAACCGGAGCAAGGTACTCGGATCCCCCGTTGCACAGGAAGGTTCCAGCAGCCTGTCGCTCAAGGAAGATGACCAGACCCAGCCAGCCGGGAAGGTGCAGATGGGTATGGTGGTTGACCTGGAGAATTGTGACGGCTGCCTTGAGTGCGTTTACGCCTGTTCCCATCATAATTCTCTTCCAAAGGGGGTCCTCTGGCTATATGTCCTGGCTTTCCAGGACCAGAACCGGGAAGATCCGAACTTCCTGCTGCGCCTGTGCCAGCACTGCGGCAACCCGCCCTGTGTAAAGGTCTGTCCGGTACGTGCCCGTCACAAACGGGAAAAGGACGGACTCGTCCTGACCGACTACAATCTCTGCATTGGCTGCCGTTACTGCATGGTTACCTGCCCTTACGGTGTAAACTACTTCCAGTGGGACGAGCCGCCGCCAAGGAATCCCGGTGCTATTGAAAAATTTACGGACTCCCGGGGCCGCTGGGTTATCGGCAATCCGCCTAAGGGGGTAATGGGGAAGTGCGAATTCTGCCCCGAACGACAGGATGATGGAAGAGAGAACGTTGTGTGCGAACTGACCTGTCCCCATAATGCCATCCATTTTGGCAATATGAATGACCCGGATAGCCGGCCCAACCAGTATCTGGCGCAGAAAGCTAAAGAGAAGGGCGGGAAAATCTCGACTTTCCGGCTACTGGAGGACCATGGCACCAAGCCCAGCATTATCTACATCGGTCAGCAGCCTTCCCGATCAGCCAGGCCGGTAGATGGTCCGGTGTCTTATGAAGATTGGGGACTGGTGGAGAAACGCCTTCCCCTCCTGGGTGGTCATGAACCCTGGTTCTTGAAGGTTTTTGGAGGTACCCGGTGA